The genomic segment CGGGATGCACGACATCGACGAGGCCGAAGCGCCCCCCGGGGGCCAGCACGCGGTGCGCCTCCCGCAGGGCGGCGGGCACGTCGCCCCAATGGTGGGCGCTGTAACGCGACACCACGCCGTCGAAGCTCGCATCGGCGAAGGGCAGCGCCTCGACACTGGCCTTCCGCGTGGCGACATTCGCCAAGCCGCGCCGCTGCGCTTCCGCCGCCACCGCGTCGAGCATGGCCTGCGACAGGTCGAGGGCGGTGACGGAGCGGACCTGCGGCGCCACCGCGTAGGTGACGTGGCCGCCGCCGCAGCCGAGATCGAGCACGGCAGCATGGGGGAGGGCGGCAAAGCGCGCCAAAGCCGCAAGATCCTCGCCCGCGGCATGGACGGCGCTCGCGACGTAATCGGCGGCGCGGGAGCCGAATTGGCGCGCGGTGTGGGCGTCGTGGCTCAGCGGCTGGCTCATGGCGTCGGCTCTCCTCCAGCCGCGGCGCGTTCGAGAGCCGCGACGTCGAGCTTCACCATGCCCTGCATGGCGGTGAAGACGCGGGCGGCCACATTCGGATCGCGATCGGCGAGGAGGCGCGGCAGCCGCTCCGGCACGATCTGCCACGGCACGCCCCAGCGGTCGCGCAGCCAGCCGCAGGCGATCTCCGCGCCACCTTCCGCGGTGAGCGCCGACCACAGGCGGTCGACCTCGGCCTGATCCCGGCACGAGACCGAGATGGAGGCGGCGGTCCCGTAATCGACGGACATGCCGCCGTTCAG from the Methylorubrum extorquens genome contains:
- a CDS encoding conserved protein of unknown function; putative 3-demethylubiquinone-9 3-methyltransferase (Evidence 4 : Unknown function but conserved in other organisms), yielding MTSVSTCLWFDKDAEAAVRLYVSLVPDSRIDHVQRAPGPWPGGETGEPILIVFTLGGQSFQALNGGMSVDYGTAASISVSCRDQAEVDRLWSALTAEGGAEIACGWLRDRWGVPWQIVPERLPRLLADRDPNVAARVFTAMQGMVKLDVAALERAAAGGEPTP
- the yafE gene encoding putative S-adenosyl-L-methionine-dependent methyltransferase (Evidence 3 : Putative function from multiple computational evidences; Product type e : enzyme), producing the protein MSQPLSHDAHTARQFGSRAADYVASAVHAAGEDLAALARFAALPHAAVLDLGCGGGHVTYAVAPQVRSVTALDLSQAMLDAVAAEAQRRGLANVATRKASVEALPFADASFDGVVSRYSAHHWGDVPAALREAHRVLAPGGRFGLVDVVHPGPPLLDTHLQAWELLRDPSHVRDYGEAEWCRMLAEAGFVPGAVRRWRVRMEFPSWVARMGTPEASIAAIRALQTGAPEPVRSHFALEDDGSFTLDVMMIEAEPDGVSD